One stretch of Armigeres subalbatus isolate Guangzhou_Male chromosome 2, GZ_Asu_2, whole genome shotgun sequence DNA includes these proteins:
- the LOC134215057 gene encoding uncharacterized protein LOC134215057 — MFKFFLVAALVPAMAMASVNFRACPNGAPTPTTLTVNACSGDECILVAGQPVNARASGIVSPVGSATATAHIVARIAGLDIGLELPAELENACEVGLVGGCPIVAGTAFDYVLFDDNLEVQGLDIPVVVEVGLTGDNGVPLACVLFDARIQ, encoded by the exons atgttcaagttCTTCCTCGTTGCCGCTCTGGTACCAGCCATGGCCATGGCATCCGTCAACTTCCGTGCCT GCCCGAACGGAGCCCCCACTCCAACCACGCTGACCGTGAATGCGTGCTCCGGAGATGAGTGTATTCTGGTAGCCGGACAGCCCGTGAACGCCCGTGCCAGCGGTATTGTCAGCCCGGTTGGAAGCGCTACCGCCACCGCTCACATCGTTGCCCGTATTGCCGGTCTGGATATCGGACTTGAATTGCCCGCAGAGCTGGAGAATGCCTGCGAGGTTGGATTGGTCGGTGGTTGCCCTATCGTGGCCGGAACTGCCTTCGATTACGTTTTGTTCGACGATAACCTGGAAGTACAGGGCCTTGACATTCCCGTGGTAGTCGAAGTCGGTTTGACTGGTGACAATGGCGTTCCCTTGGCATGTGTCCTCTTCGATGCTAGAATTCAGTGA